In Streptomyces rapamycinicus NRRL 5491, the genomic stretch GTCGTCGCGGGCCTGCCCTACAACTGCACCAAGAACAACAGCCCTTACCAGTGCATGAACCCCGGGCTCGATCTCAGCCCGAGCGAGTGGGCCCAGCGGGTGCGCGAGGCGTACCCGTCGTACGGGGGACCGTGGCCGCGCACCGCCGTCTGGTACGGCGATCGGGACACGACGGTCGTGCCGCGCAACGCCACCGAACTGCGCGACCAGTGGACCGCGTTGCACGGACTGTCCCAAACGCCCACCCGTACCTCCAGCATCGGTCCCAACGCCACCCAGCACGACGAGTACGTGGCGTCCGACGGCACGGTGGCGGTCGAGGTCAACAAGGTCCCCGGCATCAACCACGGCACCCCGGTCGACCCCGGCACCGGCGCCGAACAGTGCGGCAGCACCGGCGCCCCGTACTTCCTGGACTCGATCTGCTCCAGCTACTGGATCACCAAGTTCTTCGGCCTCGGCGGCTAGGAGGAAACGGATGTTCCCACCCCGTACGGCCACCGCCCCACCCCGCGGACGGCCCGGACGGCGTGCCGCTCTCGGAGCACTGTCACTCGCGGGCGCCTGTTCGCTCGTCGTCGCGTCGGCCGCGGTGGTGCCCGCGGCCGGTGCGGCGGGGACACCGGGCGGCCGTTGCCCCGGGTACGCCCTGCCGCACGTAACCGGCGCCGCCCACCAACAGGCCCTCTGCCTGGACGAGTTGACCACAGCCGGAACGGTGGCCTCGGGCCACACCGACCCGGCCGACTTCGCGGGGCTCACCCCCGAGGGTCTGCCCACGCCGAGCGGCGTTCCCGGGATCCAGATCGACGGCTACTTCCCCGACACATCGACCACCAACACCAACCACGGCTGGAACCACGACGCGCAGTTCGTCATCCGGCTGCCCGACCACTGGAACGGCGGTCTGGTGGTATCCGGCACACCGGCCAACCGCGAGCAGTACGCCAACGACCGCGCCATCTCCGACTGGGTGCTCTCCCGCGGCTACGCCTTCGCCGCCACCGACAAGGGCAACACCGGCCCTGCCTTCCACCGCGACGGCCGCGGGCCCGGTGACGCCATCGCCGAGTGGAACAAGCGCGTCACCCAGCTCACCCGCGCCGCCGGAGCCGTCGTCGCCCAGCGGTACCACCGGCCCCCGGCCCGCACCCTCGCCACCGGCCTGTCCAACGGCGGCTACCTGGTGCGCTGGCAGTTGGAGAACCACCCCGAGCTGTACGACGGGGGAGTGGACTGGGAGGGCACCCTGTGGCGCTCCGACGGCCCCAACCCGCTCACCTTCCTGCCGCCCGCGCTGCGCGCGTACCCGGTGTACGCCGCCGGTGGGGCCGGGGCCGAGGACGCCCGGAAGGCCATGCGCGAGGCCGGCTACCCGGCGGGTTCGGAGTTTCTGTGGCCGTACCACCACAGGGTCTACTGGGACCTGACGCAGCGCGTCTATCGCGAGGAAGTCGACCCGGGCTTCGACGGAGCGACCGAGGCGGGCACCCCCTACTGCGCGCCGGGCACTCCCGGCTGTGACGCCGACTACGACTACGCCGCCCGGCCGCCCGCGGTCCACCTCGCCGTCGACCGCATCGCACTGACCGGGCGCATCGGCAAACCTCTGATCACCCTGCACGGCACGCTCGACGTGTTGCTGCCCATCGCCGAGGACTCGGACGTCTACGCCCGCATGGTGCACCGGGCCGGTCGGGGCGCGCTGCTGCGCTACTACCGCATCGAGGACGGCACCCACGTCGACTCCCTCGTCGACGCCTTCCCCGAGGAACTCCGCCCGATGGTCCCCTGCCACCGCTCCGCCTTCGAGGCACTGGAACGGTGGCTGGCCGGAGACCGCCGGCCCCCGGCGGACCACACGGTCCGGCGCCCGGCCGACGCGGATCCCGCGACACTGCGCGAGAGCTGCCCGCTGGACTAGCGGAAACCCCTGCTCACTGTCGTGTGGTCCGCC encodes the following:
- a CDS encoding 3-hydroxybutyrate oligomer hydrolase family protein; this encodes MFPPRTATAPPRGRPGRRAALGALSLAGACSLVVASAAVVPAAGAAGTPGGRCPGYALPHVTGAAHQQALCLDELTTAGTVASGHTDPADFAGLTPEGLPTPSGVPGIQIDGYFPDTSTTNTNHGWNHDAQFVIRLPDHWNGGLVVSGTPANREQYANDRAISDWVLSRGYAFAATDKGNTGPAFHRDGRGPGDAIAEWNKRVTQLTRAAGAVVAQRYHRPPARTLATGLSNGGYLVRWQLENHPELYDGGVDWEGTLWRSDGPNPLTFLPPALRAYPVYAAGGAGAEDARKAMREAGYPAGSEFLWPYHHRVYWDLTQRVYREEVDPGFDGATEAGTPYCAPGTPGCDADYDYAARPPAVHLAVDRIALTGRIGKPLITLHGTLDVLLPIAEDSDVYARMVHRAGRGALLRYYRIEDGTHVDSLVDAFPEELRPMVPCHRSAFEALERWLAGDRRPPADHTVRRPADADPATLRESCPLD